The Chrysemys picta bellii isolate R12L10 chromosome 5, ASM1138683v2, whole genome shotgun sequence genome includes a window with the following:
- the LOC101939634 gene encoding alveolar macrophage chemotactic factor-like isoform X1, whose protein sequence is MSRPRSFAPGSPLLLLLLACAALCQDAPMTGELQCQCLQTQAALIHPKRIANVELIPEGPHCGVQEVIATTKHGKKVCLDPTARWVKLIVTKILNSKIPVDQPALADTVIPMDRK, encoded by the exons ATGAGCCGCCCCCGGAGCTTCGCCCCCggcagccccctgctgctgctgctgctggcctgcgCCGCGCTGTGCCAGG ATGCCCCTATGACCGGCGAGCTGCAGTGCCAGTGCCTGCAGACCCAGGCCGCGTTGATCCACCCCAAGCGCATCGCCAACGTGGAGCTGATCCCCGAGGGGCCCCACTGCGGGGTGCAAGAAGTCAT AGCCACCACGAAACACGGCAAGAAAGTCTGTCTGGATCCCACCGCGCGCTGGGTCAAGCTGATCGTCACCAAGATCCTGAACAG TAAGATACCTGTGGATCAACCTGCCTTGGCAGACACCGTCATTCCGATGGACCGAAAATAA
- the LOC101939634 gene encoding growth-regulated alpha protein-like isoform X2 codes for MGEVKGKHITRLCGRGHHNQCLWDVSAAGWLQLLTAPRSRRLQLQPQLHGSSSGSTRPQQGGCSASSPLGCFSGPSGCYSSAPRTDAPMTGELQCQCLQTQAALIHPKRIANVELIPEGPHCGVQEVIATTKHGKKVCLDPTARWVKLIVTKILNSKIPVDQPALADTVIPMDRK; via the exons atgggggAGGTTAAAGGCAAACACATCACCCGGCTCTGTGGCAggggacatcacaaccagtgtctctgggaTGTCAGTGCCGCTGGCTGGCTCCAGTTGCTCACCGCACCCCGCTCCAgacggctccagctccagccccagctccacggttctagctccggctccactcggcctcagcagggcggctgctctgcctccagccccctgggctgcttctccggCCCCTCTGGctgctacagctctgcccccaggacag ATGCCCCTATGACCGGCGAGCTGCAGTGCCAGTGCCTGCAGACCCAGGCCGCGTTGATCCACCCCAAGCGCATCGCCAACGTGGAGCTGATCCCCGAGGGGCCCCACTGCGGGGTGCAAGAAGTCAT AGCCACCACGAAACACGGCAAGAAAGTCTGTCTGGATCCCACCGCGCGCTGGGTCAAGCTGATCGTCACCAAGATCCTGAACAG TAAGATACCTGTGGATCAACCTGCCTTGGCAGACACCGTCATTCCGATGGACCGAAAATAA